From the Babylonia areolata isolate BAREFJ2019XMU chromosome 33, ASM4173473v1, whole genome shotgun sequence genome, one window contains:
- the LOC143277092 gene encoding uncharacterized protein LOC143277092: MSANTSGSLLSQNRSHVCQRCPAAFVVFRSLKRHMMHVHGEKLHAVLPVSSTPGGYNVGNHSNMNEGKVTDLDDRKVVERKNIKTVDNTDKESEEKKSRQHVCDVCRKAFTHGGTLKRHKLIHTGTKLFMCDVCSKSFTEAGNLKKHKLIHTGHKQFVCDVCSKAFTRASHLKTHRRIHTGEKPYSCPHCDAGFNRSSNFQRHIRSVHAGDRPYVCDVCGTVFSQTGNLKRHKRTHTGEKPYTCDVCGAAFSQTDDLKKHKRTHTGEKPYTCDVCGAAFSQTGDLKRHKRTHTGEKPYTCDVCGAAFSRTGHLKIHKRIHTVEKPHVRTDCGKGFIQSGDLKKHQLTHTGEKPHACPHCPAAFTQSETDFTQSSHLHTHIRSVHAGDRPYVCDVCGAAFSEIGNLKKHKNIHTEDKKYVKSNMDMGKGADLDERKVVQRTNSEADDNTDKENEGGKLQATCVTCTVRLLLRPGT; this comes from the exons ATGTCTGCCAACACTTCTGGGTCACTGCTGTCTCAGAACAGAAGTCACGTGTGTCAGCGTTGTCCTGCTGCCTTTGTGGTGTTCAGGAGTTTGAAACGACATATGATGCATGTTCATGGTGAGAAACTgcatgctgtgttacctgtgtcctCCACACCTGGTGGTTATAATGTTGGTAACCATAGCAACATGAACGAGGGAAAGGTCACTGACCTTGATGACAGGAAAGTTGTGGAGAGAAAAAACATCAAAACTGTTGAtaacactgacaaagaaagtgaggagaaaaagagcaggcaacatgtgtgtgacgtgtgcaggaAGGCTTTTACTCATGGtggtaccttgaagagacacaagttgatacATACTGGTACTAAACTgtttatgtgtgatgtgtgcagtaagagTTTTACTGAGGCTGGTAACTTgaagaaacacaagttgattcatactggtcataaacagtttgtgtgtgacgtgtgcagtaaggcttttactcgggCTAGTCACTTGAAGACACACAGGAGAATCCACACAGGAGAAAAACCTTACAGTTGTCCACACTGTGACGCTGGTTTTAATCGTTCAAGTAACTTTCAGAGACACATCAGGTCAGTCCATGCAGGTGACAGACCctatgtctgtgatgtctgtgggacAGTGTTCTCTCAGACTGGTAACTTAAAAAGACATAAGAgaacccacacaggagagaaaccttatacctgtgatgtctgtggagCGGCGTTCTCTCAGACTGatgacttaaaaaaacacaagagaacccacacaggagagaaaccttatacctgtgatgtctgtggagCGGCTTTCTCTCAGACTGGTGACTTAAAAAGACACAAGAgaacccacacaggagagaaaccttaTACTTGTGATGTCTGTGGAGCGGCTTTCTCTCGGACTGGTCACCTAAAAATACACAAGAGGATCCACACAGTAGAGAAACCCCACGTGcgcacagactgtggaaaaggttTTATTCAGTCCGGTGATCTAAAGAAACATCAGCTgacccacacaggagagaaacctcacgcctgtcctcactgtcctgcAGCTTTTACCCAGTCAG AAACTGATTTTACTCAGTCAagtcacttacatacacacatcaggtCAGTCCATGCAGGTGACAGACCCTacgtctgtgatgtctgtggggcgGCGTTCTCTGAAATTGGTAACTTGAAAAAACACAAGAACATCCACACAGAAGATAAAAAGTATGTCAAAAGCAACATGGACATGGGAAAGGGTGCTGACCTTGATGAGAGGAAAGTTGTGCAGAGAACAAACAGTGAAGCTGATGATAACACTGACAAGGAAAATGAGGGGGGAAAACTGCAGGCGACATGTGTGACGTGTACAGTGAGGCTTTTACTCAGGCCGGGAACCTGA